The DNA sequence AAGCAGAGTACGAGTAGTTTTTACTTCACAGAATCTCTAATTCCTCTTTTAGTCAGTCGCTTGGGTGCATGGTCCAGAAGCCTCTGGGAAACatgggtggggggtgggggttggaGTTTACGAGGCCCTATCAGGGTTTACTGGGATACGGGATAACGAGATAAAAGATTAACGGGATTTGGGCAAAAAGTCCGAGTTATGCGAAATACTGCGACAAGACATTCTGAGATTTCACTCGTCAAAGAAACCTGTTCTGACGGAACAAGAGTTTTAACGATCCATAAGGAAGActacaaaactaaaatattGATAATAGCCCACTTCGGAAAAGAGTGACAGCCTGGGACCCAAACTAAGCGCGCGCCCATTTATGGGATTGTCTGGGGGACAAAGTGAGCAGCCAGCTTGTATTATGACGAGACTTGCAAGTTGTTGTGTGCCTTTGTGCACAAATAACCTCAGGAACTCCCCTGGTCTGGAATTTTATAGAATACCAAGGACAACACGTATCTAGCAAGAATATGTTAGGAGTGTTCAGTGGAGCCGATATGTACGTTTCGGGACGCTAATTTGAAGTTGAACTCCGATAGCACACGGATTTGCATTCTTCTTGCACCTTCCTTTTTgctattttgagctgttttaatTCCACTTAAACTTTAACCTCCGCtttccgccatgtttgtttaccTACACGTCCCCCCAAATAATCCCATAAATGCGCGCGCACCTAGTTCgggtcccaggctatcactcttttccGAAGTGAGCTATACTGAGCTATCTAGATAGCCTTGTCCGAGCAAACGCCTCTTCTTCCTTCCAAACAACGCAGGGATAAAAGCTAAGCACTGTAATTAACGGGATAGGAGACATGCAGAACTCCCTAGAGTTCACAGAGCTAAGACTCAAACGTCAAACTGGAGcctccaacctcgtccccagggcttctcgTTTCCTAATATGGCgacagaaaacaagaaaaccctGGGGACGATGTTGCCCGCGCCCCAACAAAAATAAGGATGTGGTTGCTTGAAGTCGGTAAGGTCGTAATGTAAACCATTATTGAGGGCCATTTTACATTTCTCACATTTAAGAATCAAACACGCCCAAGTTACTTCCCTCTAAGTAGATTGTATTTggtatttcttatttttattataataaaagaAAGGAATGTCTTCTGTCTACACTGGCCTTATGTCATGTTAAGTCACTCCAGGTTAACAGATTACTCCCCAAAGTGATGTAAAAATTTGACTTTGTTTCGGCAATGGAGGCtatttttgtatattaattTATTGCAATCAATAGCTGTATATCACAGAAGATGCAAATAGGATCATAGCTATGTAATTATTGTTACCAATTAGCTGCCTGCACAAGAGGCATGAaataaaattagtgttaccgaACTGATGAATTTCAATTTCGTTACCAGTCTCTGTGTGCGCCCGGAAGTGGTCGCCAGGCAACATAACAAGGTTGTTAAGCATCTTTGGTACATCCAACCTTGCCTAGTCCTTGTACAGCGTCTTCACAAGCCTTCTCGGTCATTTCATTTCTGTGACGTATCCCAGACGAATCGAAACGTCTTTTCTGAAGTTTAAGGACGAGATACGAGGGATACATTGATTGTTTCTCTTACTTTCATGAATGAAACCACAGAAATAAATCAATTTTTCATCCTCGAATGTTTTTCGTCTATATTACATGCCCCTGTCGCATCAGCCTCGGAGCAAATGAAATAAttgataatttattttcactgacCTGGGCCGATTTTACAGAAACTTTAAATATGTTCAACCGAAAAAAATACCGTTATTTAGAGCATTGCGGGTAACCAAGCCGCTAAAATCAAGATACGGTATGGCGACAGGCGTGGGATTATCGCTTTTTGGACTGGCACGGTATCGAACCCGCGTCACTTGTCGATGAGATCACTCCATCGCCAATATATAAAACCGCATCTGATAATTTTCCAGGATAACACTGTTGAAATTTACTTTCAaggtggaaattttccactAAATGAAGCGCAATTAAAATGGAACGAAAGGGCCTCATTTAAAAGTTAGCTCCCATTTTACAGCGATTTCTAAACAAGAGAATGGCACCTTTGAATGTCCGTCTTGGGATTTTAATTTAGCTGATTTGCACTTCTTCGACGTATAAAGTCAGCACCAATAACAAACAACATGTTAACTAATATAAAATTGCAGCAAAAGTACGCCCTTTTTGGACTGCCCTAGGCTAAAGAATGGTAGCTGCTGGTGACTTCAAAAACCCATTTCCTCTAGGCGGAAAAAATAATGTTATATCTGATGAAGGTTTTATTATAATTTCTGTCAATAGACTAAGTGTCAAATAGAATTTTATTTCTCTCCCACTCCATGCGAAGGCCAAAATTTTTTGTAGTGTTCAATTTGTAATGTTCCGAATGTCTTTGACGTAATAAGGGTTTATCTTCATAAAAAGTATCGCTGAAAACGACCTCAGCCTTGGTTACAGTGAAGGGAAACAGGTCGGCATAATAAATCAATGATTTGAACTACATGCAGCTGTATACTGTTGAAAAACTACTTATCATAATTACTTTGCGTAGATGTTTTCTTTGCTGACATGTTTCACTGAAAGCTGTTTCCTCTTAGAAACAAAATGTTGTCTAAGGAGTACAAATCTTATAGCACGAATTTTAGTCGTAAAAGAGACTCTTACATGTACGTTGGTCGCGAAACTCTTATTGGAGTTTCTTTTTCgataatatgtttttttaataGTGTTTAACTAATCATCTAATTGACAGGTTcattaattttgcattttcgGTTGAACTTAGTGATTAGTACTTTGGTTCCTTGATGTCTTCCAACCAATTTTCCGAACACGCGGGACTTGAATTTAATACTCAATCACATGTGATAAATGACCACTCTGATTTGTTTGCTCGACTTTCTCTATCTGATCGAAGCTGACATGCATTTTCGTTATTGCGATATGAGGTTAAAATATGCCAAAGAAACCCGAAAAACGGGTAATATCCGCCAAACGTGACATAAGTTGTACAAAAAGTTAATTAGAAAGAGAATAATTACTACAGCAATTATTTATTTGGGTAAGGAGGTACCATAGATAAAAGGCACAAAGTAACGATGATGTTAAAAAGTTGTTTACCAGAAGAGCTCTGAAAGCTGGGCGTCGATCTTCCAAAGATTTTTTCGATAAAACATAAGTTACAGGCTTGAAAAAAGGAAGCAAACGGGATAAGATcgtttgaacatttttttggcGATCTGAAACTGTAACCTTTAGGGTGAATAGCAGACACTTTGGTCGAGTGGTACTTCTATGAACACCATGAACACAACAAACGTTGCAAGTGAGATTAGCTGCAGCGCTAGATTCTCCTTGGAATCAGGTACGATCCTTATTTGTCTGTACAGTCTCTCCAGCGCGTTTTGCCTATTCGGAAATGGTATTGTTTTGATCGCGATCTATCAAACAACAACACTGCAAACTGTATCAAACTTTTTCATCGCTTCCTTGGCCATCGCTGACGTTTCCGTGGGCCTGTTGATGAATCCGATACTGATTTCAAAAGTTGCTCTGGATCGGTGGCAAGGGAATCATTGGTTATCAAAACTAGCAGATTTTATGTGGATTCAAAGCACAACCAGCACCACATTTAATTTATGCGCAGTTAGCATTGACAGATATGTGGCTATCACGTCCGTTTTCAGGTACCACAGGATTATGACGCGCAGAAAATGCTATGTAGCATTGACTGTCATCTGGCTCTTTTCCTTCATATTTGGCTCAGTAAGACTTACCATCAATAACCCAGCTAGACTGCCAAGGCTTTGGATTTCAACGACCATCCTAACAGTTACCGTCCCCCTGTTTTTAATTGCATTTTGCTATCTGCAAATATACTATGCAGCAAGAGCGCAGTGCAAAAAGATCGCGGAACGTAAATTAAGCACCGAAGAGGCGCGAATATCCGCCAAAAACCGCAAAGCCGCTTGGACGGCGGCCATAATTATTTCATTGTTCGTAGTCATGTGGATACCAAGTTTCATTGCATCCTGTTTAGAACTTACAACAGTTGATCGTTGTAAGAAATTGCGAATCGACTTTGCGTGGTTCTGGCTCgcctttttatgtttttgctCGTCAGCGATAAATCCCTGGGTCTATACCATAAGGGTACCAGAGTTTAAAAATACTTTGAGGAGAATCTTGGGTCGAAATCGTTtgaaaagagagctttcaaGAAGCATTGCGGCCAGCTTTCGAAACTCTAAAAGCGTGTCATGATTAATCACTTCTCGCAAGCTTTCAAGAATAACGAAAGTATAAAGACCACGAGGTATAATGCGAGCTTATCTTGTCAGATGGTCATTTCTCTAATTAAGATGTCTAAAATGTCGAAGTTGGTTGTCAGTTGTCAGCAACGTCTTAAAATTTAATTGAAAGTCTAAGTATTTCGTTttgcagaaaaaacaaaaaattgagattGTTAGAGGATAAGACGTCGAAGGCCCCGAAGCGATCTGCAATGCCCACGCGGAGTTGCCTAGTTCCTGGGCCTTATTATTCCTCGAGGCCTATGCGTTTCGGGTCTCGTGGACCGAGCAAGTTTTTACGACGCGCGGAGCACGACACACTGCTAACCAAGGCGATGAATCAAACAATGAAGAATGGTTGGATATACCTCCGCGAAGGTTAACAATCTTATGCTGTGCAGCTACGCTTAGAAAAACATCAAACTCCGCCATAGGTAAAAACATTTGAAGCATTGATTTACTTTTTACGCGTTATTCGTAACATCGTATCAAACTATGTCGCTCAACGGAGACGAATCATCCTCACTTGCCTATCCTTTCTCTaattctctttcttcttttgtcCAGTAACCGCTAAGGAAATTGAGGAGGAAACAATGATGATCCCATCAAGTAAAGCTTTTGGATTTTACTTCCTCCCTATCCGAGTCTTAAGATTTACTAGAGTGTCATATTTAGTTATCCTCTATCATTCATAATAAACAATTCAATTGAAATCGCCATCTATCCTTCCAAACTAAAGCATGCCAAAGTGATACCTGTTTTCAAAAGTGGTGATGAGACCTTCCTTCCAAGCCAAGAATATCGCTCCTTTCCGTTTTTAACCGAATGTTCGAAAAACTCATGTATAATCGTCAAAATTAAAAGCCTATCTGGATAAGCAAGGCGTATTTTGTAAATCTTAGTATGGTTTCCGCGATAAGCATTCCACACAACATGCTATTCTTGACATAATAAGCCAAATACAAACAAATATGGATCCCAATTTTTCTCGAGCGGTATTTTTATAGATCTACGATAGGCATTCGATATACGGTCAATCGCTCTATATTACTAGAAAAAATGAAGCACTACGATATTCGAGGCATTGTCAATGAGTGGTTTTCGTCAGATCTGACAGGCCATACACAGACAACTCAGGCTGGGCTTGAAATACGGACAAGGTAGT is a window from the Porites lutea chromosome 10, jaPorLute2.1, whole genome shotgun sequence genome containing:
- the LOC140950655 gene encoding adenosine receptor A2a-like → MNTMNTTNVASEISCSARFSLESGTILICLYSLSSAFCLFGNGIVLIAIYQTTTLQTVSNFFIASLAIADVSVGLLMNPILISKVALDRWQGNHWLSKLADFMWIQSTTSTTFNLCAVSIDRYVAITSVFRYHRIMTRRKCYVALTVIWLFSFIFGSVRLTINNPARLPRLWISTTILTVTVPLFLIAFCYLQIYYAARAQCKKIAERKLSTEEARISAKNRKAAWTAAIIISLFVVMWIPSFIASCLELTTVDRCKKLRIDFAWFWLAFLCFCSSAINPWVYTIRVPEFKNTLRRILGRNRLKRELSRSIAASFRNSKSVS